A part of Micromonospora chersina genomic DNA contains:
- a CDS encoding ABC transporter ATP-binding protein gives MDVTPGAGRGAASIRLERIRKRYPDGTEAVRELSLEVKAGELVVLIGPSGCGKSTVLRMINRLIEPTDGRILLGDDDVTRVDPVTLRRRIGYVIQNVGLFPHQTVAANVATVPGLLGWPRERTRARVDELLELVGLDPRQFGRRYPHELSGGQRQRVGVARALAADPVVLLMDEPFSAVDPIVRTRLQEEFLRLQAEVRKTIVLVTHDLDEAVRLGDRIAVLSEGGRLEQYDTPAALLGSPASPFVREFVGADRGIRRLAVTPVTREVLDPLPADGGVDLPTVPLGGSAYDALGGLLTSGAEHAVVTEDGRPVGLLSRARVLGLGVLD, from the coding sequence GTGGACGTTACCCCGGGCGCCGGACGCGGCGCGGCCTCGATCAGGCTGGAGCGCATCCGCAAGCGCTATCCCGACGGCACGGAGGCGGTGCGGGAGCTGAGCCTGGAGGTGAAGGCCGGCGAGCTGGTGGTGCTGATCGGCCCCTCCGGCTGCGGCAAGTCCACCGTCCTGCGCATGATCAACCGGCTGATCGAGCCCACCGACGGGCGGATCCTGCTCGGCGACGACGACGTCACCCGGGTCGACCCGGTCACGCTGCGCCGCCGCATCGGGTACGTCATCCAGAACGTCGGCCTGTTCCCGCACCAGACCGTCGCCGCCAACGTGGCCACCGTGCCGGGGCTGCTCGGCTGGCCCCGGGAGCGGACCCGGGCCCGGGTGGACGAGCTGCTGGAGCTGGTCGGCCTCGACCCGCGGCAGTTCGGCCGCCGCTACCCGCACGAGCTCTCCGGTGGGCAGCGGCAGCGGGTCGGTGTGGCCCGTGCGCTCGCCGCCGACCCGGTGGTGCTGCTGATGGACGAACCCTTCTCGGCCGTCGACCCGATCGTCCGGACCCGGCTGCAGGAGGAGTTCCTCCGGTTGCAGGCCGAGGTCCGCAAGACCATCGTGCTGGTCACCCACGACCTCGACGAGGCGGTCCGGCTGGGCGACCGGATCGCGGTGCTGTCCGAGGGTGGCCGGCTGGAGCAGTACGACACCCCGGCGGCACTGCTCGGGTCGCCCGCCTCGCCGTTCGTCCGCGAGTTCGTCGGCGCCGACCGGGGCATCCGCCGGCTGGCGGTCACGCCGGTGACCCGCGAGGTGCTCGACCCGCTCCCGGCCGACGGCGGCGTCGACCTGCCGACCGTTCCGCTGGGCGGTTCGGCGTACGACGCGCTGGGCGGGCTGCTCACCTCGGGAGCCGAGCACGCGGTGGTGACCGAGGACGGCCGGCCGGTGGGCCTGCTCAGCCGGGCCCGCGTGCTGGGCCTCGGCGTGCTGGACTGA
- a CDS encoding ABC transporter permease, which yields MSLHLSYRAAPGNPWFSWQYVRDNSDTILAALREHTWLTARAVLIAALVALPLAVAAYWFRSLAAPIVALTGVLYTIPSLALFAFLAPYLGIGAITVLTVVALYALLVIVRNALAGLNQVPPEVREAAEGMGYGRWGRLFRIELPLALPGILTGVRLATVSTVALVTVGVVVGRGGLGQLIFAGFQNNFYKAQIMTGTVLCVLLALVLDLILAAVGRLLTPWLRGRNS from the coding sequence GTGTCCCTCCACCTGAGCTACCGGGCCGCGCCCGGTAACCCGTGGTTCTCCTGGCAGTACGTGCGGGACAACTCTGACACGATCCTCGCCGCGCTGCGGGAGCACACCTGGCTGACCGCCCGTGCCGTGCTCATCGCGGCGCTGGTGGCGCTGCCGCTCGCGGTGGCGGCCTACTGGTTCCGGTCGCTGGCCGCGCCGATCGTGGCGCTGACCGGTGTGCTCTACACCATCCCGTCGCTGGCGCTGTTCGCCTTCCTGGCGCCGTACCTGGGCATCGGGGCGATCACCGTGCTCACCGTGGTGGCCCTGTACGCCCTGCTGGTCATCGTGCGCAACGCGCTGGCCGGGCTCAACCAGGTGCCCCCCGAGGTGCGGGAGGCCGCCGAGGGCATGGGCTACGGCCGCTGGGGCCGCCTGTTCCGGATCGAACTGCCGCTGGCGCTGCCGGGCATCCTCACCGGCGTACGGCTGGCCACGGTCTCCACCGTGGCGCTCGTCACGGTCGGCGTGGTGGTCGGTCGGGGTGGCCTCGGCCAGCTCATCTTCGCCGGCTTCCAGAACAACTTCTACAAGGCCCAGATCATGACCGGCACGGTGCTCTGCGTGCTGCTGGCGCTGGTGCTCGACCTGATCCTGGCCGCCGTGGGCCGGCTGCTCACCCCCTGGCTACGGGGGCGGAACTCATGA
- a CDS encoding ABC transporter permease — protein sequence MNPVQQAVVWLNDPLNWTNPGGILDRLGEHLSMSALAVLLGCLVAWPVGLWLGHTGRGGGLVLLVSNVTLAVPTLALLTILPLTFLGFGRPAVVVALAVFAVPPLLANAYTGVRQADPEARDAARGMGLSGAQVLRRVELPLAVPYLAAGFRTAAVQVVATAALASFVNGGGLGQIIRAGFGLDIAAGGGQIVAGGVLVAGLALLVEGVLALVERVVTPRPLRRARRAANRRAADATAGG from the coding sequence ATGAACCCGGTGCAGCAGGCGGTCGTCTGGCTGAACGACCCGCTCAACTGGACGAACCCCGGCGGCATCCTCGACCGGCTGGGCGAGCACCTGAGCATGTCCGCGCTGGCGGTGCTGCTCGGCTGCCTGGTGGCCTGGCCGGTCGGGCTCTGGCTCGGGCACACCGGCCGGGGCGGCGGCCTGGTGCTCCTGGTGTCCAACGTCACCCTCGCCGTCCCGACCCTGGCCCTGCTGACCATCCTGCCGTTGACCTTCCTCGGCTTCGGCCGGCCCGCCGTGGTGGTCGCGCTCGCGGTCTTCGCGGTGCCGCCGCTGCTGGCCAACGCGTACACCGGGGTGCGGCAGGCCGACCCGGAGGCCCGGGACGCGGCGCGTGGGATGGGACTCTCCGGCGCGCAGGTGCTGCGCCGGGTGGAGCTGCCGCTCGCGGTCCCCTACCTGGCGGCCGGGTTCCGCACCGCCGCCGTCCAGGTGGTGGCCACCGCGGCGCTGGCCTCCTTCGTCAACGGCGGCGGGCTCGGACAGATCATCCGCGCCGGCTTCGGGCTGGACATCGCAGCCGGCGGCGGCCAGATCGTCGCCGGCGGCGTCCTGGTGGCCGGGCTGGCGCTGCTCGTCGAGGGGGTGCTGGCGCTTGTCGAGCGGGTGGTCACGCCGCGCCCGCTGCGCCGGGCCCGGCGGGCGGCGAACCGCCGTGCGGCCGACGCCACGGCGGGCGGCTGA
- a CDS encoding glycine betaine ABC transporter substrate-binding protein — translation MRARTSLAVGALGVLTAGLLAGCGDAGSSGTDAPEKGASGAGCAPVAGDKLVVLTDDKKLQNTDNVIPAVNAKAATPQLVAALDKVSAKLDTPKLIELNRAVDVDRKTPQVAAKEFADANGVTDGVEKGPGGQVTVGAGNFSESQTIAELYKIALTAAGYQVKVQTIGNRELYEPALEKGQVQVVPEYAATMAEFLNTKANGKDAQPVSSPELDKTVSALKAAGDKVGISFGQPAQAQDQNAFAVTKAFADKYQVATLSDLAAKCSGTATVLAGPPECPQRPKCQAGLVEVYDFKAGSFSSLDAGGPQTKNALKTGAASVGLVFSSDAALAAS, via the coding sequence ATGCGCGCACGTACCAGCCTGGCCGTCGGGGCGCTCGGCGTCCTGACCGCCGGCCTCCTCGCCGGCTGCGGCGACGCCGGTTCCTCCGGCACCGATGCCCCCGAGAAGGGCGCCTCCGGGGCCGGCTGCGCCCCGGTGGCGGGTGACAAGCTCGTCGTCCTCACCGACGACAAGAAGCTCCAGAACACCGACAACGTCATTCCCGCGGTCAACGCGAAGGCGGCCACCCCGCAGCTCGTGGCCGCGCTCGACAAGGTCTCCGCGAAGCTCGACACCCCGAAGCTCATCGAGCTGAACCGGGCGGTCGACGTCGACCGGAAGACGCCGCAGGTCGCCGCGAAGGAGTTCGCCGACGCCAACGGCGTGACCGACGGCGTCGAGAAGGGCCCGGGCGGCCAGGTGACGGTCGGCGCCGGCAACTTCAGCGAGAGCCAGACCATCGCCGAGCTCTACAAGATCGCGCTCACCGCGGCCGGCTACCAGGTCAAGGTGCAGACCATCGGCAACCGCGAGCTCTACGAGCCGGCCCTGGAGAAGGGCCAGGTCCAGGTCGTCCCCGAGTACGCGGCGACCATGGCCGAGTTCCTCAACACCAAGGCCAACGGCAAGGACGCCCAGCCGGTCTCCTCGCCCGAGCTGGACAAGACGGTCAGCGCGCTGAAGGCGGCCGGCGACAAGGTCGGCATCAGCTTCGGCCAGCCCGCCCAGGCCCAGGACCAGAACGCCTTCGCGGTCACCAAGGCCTTCGCCGACAAGTACCAGGTCGCGACCCTCTCCGACCTGGCCGCCAAGTGCTCCGGCACGGCCACCGTGCTGGCCGGCCCGCCCGAGTGCCCGCAGCGGCCGAAGTGCCAGGCCGGCCTCGTCGAGGTCTACGACTTCAAGGCCGGCTCGTTCAGCTCGCTCGACGCGGGCGGCCCGCAGACCAAGAACGCCCTGAAGACCGGCGCGGCCAGCGTCGGCCTGGTGTTCTCCTCGGACGCCGCGCTCGCCGCGAGCTGA
- a CDS encoding NADH-quinone oxidoreductase subunit D: MTDMTTDAGDLRELTVGTGAGGEQLGTDMVLNIGPQHPSTHGVLRLKLVLDGERVVSAEPIVGYMHRGAEKLFEVRDYRQIIVLANRHDWLSAFSNELGVVLAVERLMGMEVPERAVWLRMALAELNRVLNHLMFLGSYPLEIGAITPMFYAFRERETIQAVMEEVSGGRIHYMFNRVGGLKEEVPAGWTGRARAAIGEVRRRMPDLDNLIRRNDIFLARTVGVGVLSAADAAAFGASGPVARASGLDLDLRRDEPYLAYDQLDVPVVTRTAGDCHARFEVLLDQVYASLDLAEQCLDRVDRLSGPVNTRLPKVVKAPEGHTYAWTENPLGINGYYLVSRGEKTPWRLKLRTASYANVQALATLLPGCLVPDLIAILGSMFFVVGDIDK, encoded by the coding sequence ATGACGGACATGACCACCGACGCCGGCGACCTCCGCGAACTGACCGTTGGCACCGGCGCCGGCGGGGAGCAGCTCGGCACCGACATGGTGCTCAACATCGGCCCGCAGCACCCGTCGACGCACGGTGTGCTCCGGCTCAAGCTGGTGCTCGACGGCGAGCGGGTGGTCTCCGCCGAGCCGATCGTCGGCTACATGCACCGGGGCGCGGAGAAGCTGTTCGAGGTCCGCGACTACCGGCAGATCATCGTGCTGGCCAACCGGCACGACTGGCTCTCCGCCTTCTCCAACGAGCTGGGCGTGGTCCTCGCCGTGGAACGGCTCATGGGCATGGAGGTGCCGGAGCGCGCGGTCTGGCTGCGGATGGCGCTCGCCGAGCTGAACCGGGTGCTCAACCACCTCATGTTCCTCGGCTCCTACCCGCTGGAGATCGGCGCCATCACGCCGATGTTCTACGCGTTCCGGGAGCGCGAGACCATCCAGGCCGTCATGGAGGAGGTCTCCGGCGGCCGGATCCACTACATGTTCAACCGGGTGGGCGGGCTCAAGGAGGAGGTGCCGGCCGGCTGGACCGGGCGGGCCCGTGCGGCGATCGGCGAGGTCCGCCGCCGGATGCCCGACCTGGACAACCTGATCCGGCGCAACGACATCTTCCTGGCCCGCACCGTCGGGGTCGGCGTGCTGTCGGCCGCCGACGCCGCCGCGTTCGGCGCCTCCGGGCCGGTCGCCCGGGCCTCAGGACTGGACCTGGACCTGCGCCGGGACGAGCCCTACCTGGCGTACGACCAGCTCGACGTTCCGGTGGTCACCAGGACCGCCGGGGACTGCCACGCCCGTTTCGAGGTGCTGCTCGACCAGGTGTACGCCTCGCTCGACCTCGCCGAGCAGTGCCTGGACCGGGTGGACCGGCTCAGCGGGCCGGTGAACACCCGGCTGCCCAAGGTGGTCAAGGCACCCGAGGGGCACACCTACGCCTGGACCGAGAACCCGCTCGGCATCAACGGCTACTACCTGGTGTCGCGGGGTGAGAAGACCCCGTGGCGGCTCAAGCTGCGCACCGCCTCGTACGCGAACGTGCAGGCGCTGGCGACCCTGCTCCCCGGCTGCCTCGTGCCGGACCTGATCGCCATCCTGGGCTCGATGTTCTTCGTGGTCGGCGACATCGACAAGTAG
- a CDS encoding SAM-dependent methyltransferase — translation MATALYGPDGFFVSGPGPAAHFRTSVHASPAFASCLLRLLSSLDAALGHPARFDVVDVGAGRGELLRSLSLAVGSTSVGSSPAAPVPLAQRVRLVAVEKAPRPDDLPPEIEWVDEIPQGITGLLVTTEWLDNVPLDLAVHTPEGWRYLLVNPTTGEESTGDPVTPEDTTWLNQWWPSPSPAPAPDALIKRSASDSEADSDGNLLINGVAGRAEIGRSRDEAWAGAVGRLDRGLALGVDYGHLRSGRPVGGTLTGYRGGRQVPPVPDGSCDVTAHVAMDSVASAGERVARCAYTLVSQREGLRALGADGGRPPLSLASRDPAGYLRALAAASAVAELTDPAGLGGHWWLLQPVGVTLDPLMAR, via the coding sequence ATGGCGACGGCCCTCTACGGACCGGACGGCTTCTTCGTCTCCGGCCCGGGTCCGGCCGCCCACTTCCGCACGAGCGTCCACGCCTCTCCGGCCTTCGCCTCGTGCCTGCTCCGACTGCTGTCTTCTCTTGACGCCGCCCTCGGGCATCCCGCTCGGTTCGACGTCGTGGATGTGGGTGCCGGTCGGGGGGAGCTGTTGCGGTCGTTGTCGCTCGCCGTGGGGTCGACCTCCGTCGGGTCGTCGCCCGCCGCGCCGGTGCCGCTGGCCCAGCGGGTACGTCTCGTCGCGGTCGAGAAGGCTCCCCGGCCGGACGACCTGCCGCCGGAGATCGAGTGGGTGGACGAGATCCCGCAGGGCATCACGGGCCTGCTGGTGACCACCGAGTGGCTGGACAACGTCCCGCTGGACCTGGCCGTCCACACCCCCGAGGGCTGGCGCTACCTGCTGGTGAACCCAACGACGGGCGAGGAGTCGACGGGCGACCCGGTCACCCCCGAGGACACCACCTGGCTGAACCAGTGGTGGCCCTCCCCCTCCCCCGCCCCCGCCCCCGACGCGTTGATCAAGAGGTCTGCGTCTGATTCCGAGGCCGATTCCGACGGAAACCTCTTGATCAACGGGGTGGCGGGGCGGGCCGAGATCGGGAGGAGCCGGGATGAGGCTTGGGCGGGGGCCGTGGGGCGCCTCGACCGGGGGCTTGCCCTGGGGGTGGACTACGGGCACCTGCGGTCCGGGCGGCCCGTTGGCGGGACGTTGACCGGGTATCGGGGTGGGCGCCAGGTTCCGCCGGTGCCGGACGGGTCGTGTGACGTGACGGCGCACGTGGCCATGGACTCGGTCGCCTCTGCCGGTGAGCGGGTCGCGCGGTGTGCGTACACCCTGGTGTCGCAGCGGGAGGGGCTGCGGGCGCTCGGGGCCGACGGCGGGCGACCGCCGCTGAGCCTGGCCTCCCGGGACCCGGCCGGCTACCTGCGGGCCCTGGCCGCCGCGTCGGCGGTGGCCGAGCTGACCGACCCGGCGGGCCTCGGCGGGCACTGGTGGCTGCTGCAACCGGTCGGCGTCACCCTCGATCCGCTCATGGCACGATGA
- a CDS encoding Rossmann-like and DUF2520 domain-containing protein, which translates to MSAPLRSRPAAPHRAADAPLVFPRTLTVGVIGAGRVGTVLGAALAAAGHRVVAAAGASGAARARMALLLPQTPTRSAAAVARAATDLLVVAVPDDALAGVVAGLVEAGALRPGQVIAHTSGAHGLAVLAPAAASGARPLALHPAMTFTGTPDDLTRLAGISYGVTAPAELRAFAARLVADLGGVPEWVAEGDRPLYHAALAHGANHLVTLVNEAADRLRDAGVDRPEKVLAPLLRAALENALRLGDDALTGPVSRGDAGTVRRHLERLAATAPESVPPYLALARRTADRAIAAGRLRPADAAPLLDVLDGMEVAA; encoded by the coding sequence ATGAGCGCACCGCTGCGTTCGCGTCCCGCCGCCCCGCACCGGGCCGCCGACGCCCCGCTCGTCTTCCCCCGCACCCTCACGGTCGGCGTGATCGGCGCCGGCCGGGTCGGCACCGTGCTCGGCGCCGCCCTCGCGGCCGCCGGCCACCGGGTGGTCGCCGCCGCCGGCGCCTCCGGCGCGGCCAGGGCCCGGATGGCGCTGCTGCTGCCGCAGACCCCCACCCGCTCCGCCGCCGCCGTGGCGCGCGCCGCCACCGACCTGCTGGTCGTGGCGGTCCCCGACGACGCCCTCGCCGGCGTGGTCGCGGGGCTGGTCGAGGCCGGCGCGCTGCGGCCCGGCCAGGTGATCGCGCACACCTCGGGCGCGCACGGGCTGGCCGTCCTCGCCCCGGCCGCCGCCTCCGGCGCCCGGCCGCTCGCGCTGCACCCGGCCATGACCTTCACCGGCACGCCGGACGACCTGACCCGCCTCGCCGGCATCTCCTACGGGGTGACCGCCCCGGCCGAGCTGCGCGCCTTCGCCGCCCGGCTGGTGGCCGACCTGGGCGGCGTGCCGGAGTGGGTGGCGGAGGGCGACCGGCCGCTCTACCACGCGGCGCTGGCGCACGGCGCGAACCACCTGGTGACCCTGGTCAACGAGGCGGCCGACCGGCTGCGTGACGCCGGGGTGGACCGGCCGGAGAAGGTGCTCGCCCCGCTGCTCCGGGCGGCCCTGGAGAACGCGCTGCGGCTCGGCGACGACGCGCTCACCGGCCCGGTGTCGCGGGGCGACGCGGGCACCGTACGCCGGCACCTGGAGCGCCTGGCGGCGACCGCGCCGGAATCCGTGCCCCCCTACCTGGCGTTGGCACGACGGACGGCGGACCGCGCGATCGCGGCAGGACGGCTGCGGCCGGCGGACGCGGCGCCGCTGCTGGACGTGCTGGACGGGATGGAGGTAGCGGCCTGA
- the panC gene encoding pantoate--beta-alanine ligase, which yields MTELVHTRKELAAARDALTGTVGVVMTMGALHSGHETLLRAARERADHVLVTIFVNPLQFGPNEDFDRYPRTLDADLEICRRAGADVVFAPAVTDMYPEGQPTVRLNPGPLGEDLEGLSRPGFFHGVLTVVMKLLQLTRPDLAFFGEKDYQQLTLVRRMVRDLDVPTEIVGVPTVREPDGLALSSRNRYLSADERAAALSLSAALRAGAEAAERGADAGAVLAAAHRGFDSGTPGARLDYLVLTDADLEPGPVSGAARLLIAAWVGATRLIDNAAIHLAPRS from the coding sequence ATGACGGAGCTGGTGCACACCCGCAAGGAGCTGGCGGCGGCCCGGGACGCGCTGACCGGCACGGTCGGCGTGGTGATGACCATGGGCGCGCTGCACTCGGGGCACGAGACCCTGCTGCGGGCGGCCCGGGAGCGGGCGGACCACGTCCTCGTGACGATCTTCGTGAACCCGCTCCAGTTCGGCCCGAACGAGGACTTCGACCGCTACCCGCGCACGCTGGACGCCGACCTGGAGATCTGCCGGCGGGCCGGCGCGGACGTGGTGTTCGCCCCCGCCGTGACCGACATGTACCCGGAGGGCCAGCCGACGGTGCGGCTGAACCCGGGCCCGCTGGGCGAGGACCTGGAGGGGCTGAGCCGGCCCGGCTTCTTCCACGGCGTGCTCACCGTGGTCATGAAGCTGCTCCAGCTCACCCGCCCCGACCTGGCCTTCTTCGGCGAGAAGGACTACCAGCAGCTCACCCTGGTCCGGCGGATGGTCCGCGACCTGGACGTGCCGACGGAGATCGTCGGGGTGCCGACCGTACGCGAACCGGACGGCCTGGCCCTGTCCAGCCGTAACCGCTACCTGTCGGCCGATGAGCGGGCGGCCGCGCTGAGCCTGTCCGCCGCGCTGCGGGCCGGCGCCGAGGCCGCCGAGCGGGGCGCGGACGCCGGCGCGGTGCTGGCCGCCGCCCACCGGGGCTTCGACTCGGGCACGCCGGGCGCCCGCCTCGACTACCTGGTGCTCACCGACGCCGACCTGGAGCCCGGCCCGGTCTCCGGCGCGGCGCGGCTGCTGATCGCCGCCTGGGTCGGGGCCACCCGCCTCATCGACAACGCGGCGATCCACCTCGCCCCGCGTTCCTGA
- the panD gene encoding aspartate 1-decarboxylase: MLRTMLKSKIHRATVIQADLHYVGSVTVDEDLLDAADLIPGEQVAIVDITNGARLETYVIPGRRGSGVIGINGAAAHLVHPGDLVILISYGQMDDAEARAYQPRVVHVDADNKVVDLTADPTTAAPGTAGDPVPNPMAAALN; this comes from the coding sequence ATGCTCCGGACCATGCTCAAGTCGAAGATCCACCGGGCCACGGTGATCCAGGCCGACCTGCACTACGTCGGCTCGGTGACCGTGGACGAGGATCTGCTCGACGCCGCCGACCTCATCCCCGGCGAGCAGGTCGCGATCGTGGACATCACCAACGGCGCCCGGCTGGAGACGTACGTGATCCCGGGGCGGAGGGGCAGCGGCGTCATCGGCATCAACGGCGCCGCGGCGCACCTCGTGCACCCCGGTGACCTGGTCATCCTCATCTCGTACGGTCAGATGGACGACGCCGAGGCGCGCGCGTACCAGCCGCGGGTGGTGCACGTCGACGCCGACAACAAGGTCGTCGACCTGACCGCGGACCCGACGACGGCCGCCCCCGGCACCGCCGGCGACCCCGTCCCCAACCCAATGGCCGCCGCCCTCAACTGA
- a CDS encoding septum formation family protein, whose product MRRALRVTVAALLTGALLAGCASSGGLDGDLTDDWGALPPAGPFTPAAGVCQVADFTPTVGLSGYDPVGCDLPHRVETVHVGAFTGERPTPPALGSAELRTAFAECDTRAGGYVGDNWRAGRLRLAVALPTGPGWAAGSRWYRCDLTELTTVEAAATVVTRTGSLRDALRGPSPLRLGCQRTGRDARRVQTLTPVDCRAAHDAEFVGVWAAPDRPYPKKAADWAPLYTGCNTVLAKYAGVPDDPTLRFRTGVVVRPPGAGRWVVGDRGVRCYLWLSDRTVTASLKGAGPAGLPVRTR is encoded by the coding sequence ATGCGCCGTGCGCTGAGGGTTACGGTCGCCGCCCTGCTCACGGGGGCGCTCCTGGCCGGGTGTGCCTCGTCGGGTGGGCTGGACGGGGATCTCACCGACGACTGGGGCGCACTGCCGCCGGCCGGCCCGTTCACCCCGGCGGCCGGGGTGTGCCAGGTCGCCGACTTCACCCCCACCGTGGGCCTGTCCGGCTACGACCCCGTCGGCTGTGACCTGCCGCACCGGGTGGAGACCGTGCACGTGGGGGCGTTCACCGGCGAGCGGCCGACCCCGCCGGCGCTCGGCTCGGCCGAGCTGCGCACCGCCTTCGCGGAGTGCGACACCCGGGCCGGCGGCTACGTCGGTGACAACTGGCGGGCCGGCCGGCTGCGGCTGGCCGTGGCGCTGCCCACCGGGCCCGGCTGGGCGGCCGGTTCCCGCTGGTACCGCTGCGACCTGACCGAACTGACCACGGTCGAGGCGGCGGCGACAGTGGTGACCCGGACGGGCAGCCTCCGCGACGCGCTCAGGGGGCCGTCCCCGCTGCGGCTGGGCTGCCAGCGCACCGGCCGGGACGCCCGCCGGGTGCAGACCCTCACCCCGGTCGACTGCCGTGCCGCGCACGACGCCGAGTTCGTCGGGGTGTGGGCGGCGCCGGACCGCCCGTACCCGAAGAAGGCCGCCGACTGGGCGCCCCTCTACACCGGCTGCAACACGGTCCTCGCCAAGTACGCCGGCGTGCCCGACGACCCGACGCTGCGGTTCCGCACCGGCGTGGTGGTCCGCCCGCCCGGCGCCGGCCGGTGGGTGGTCGGTGACCGAGGGGTGCGCTGCTACCTCTGGCTCAGCGACCGCACGGTGACCGCCTCGCTGAAGGGGGCCGGCCCGGCCGGCCTGCCGGTCCGGACGAGGTAG
- a CDS encoding L-aspartate oxidase: MDLPTVDLPALPRLLAAPAPGWVETTDVIVVGSGVAGLTAALHLREAGLHVTVVTKVNIDEGSTRWAQGGIAAVLDPADTPAAHAYDTEVAGVGLCDPAAVRVLVEEGPTRLRELMRIGAEFDRNPDGSLMLTREGGHRADRIVHAGGDATGAEVQRALHAAVRRDPWIRLVEHALVLDLLRAPGDGPDGLGPACGITLHVLGEGSEDGVGAILGRAVVLATGGMGQIFAATTNPAVSTGDGVALALRAGAAVTDVEFVQFHPTALIVPAGEPGAGLAQQPLVSEALRGEGAHLVDGDGKRFMVGQHELAELAPRDVVAKGIHRVLLATGADHVWLDARHLGGDFLARRFPTIVASCLAIGVDPAADLIPVAPAAHYASGGVRTDLRGRTSIPGLYACGEVACTGVHGANRLASNSLLEGLVFSRRIAEDIAAGLPEQAKPAETGAWVGGQGWLVPAGASPTLQRAMTRGAGVLRSAPTLADTAATLTELGQARGVPRTADWEATNLITVASTLVAAAYARRETRGCHWREDFPTANERWRGHLVASVGVEGFVNERWEEQQ, from the coding sequence ATGGACCTTCCGACCGTCGACCTGCCGGCCCTGCCGAGGCTGCTCGCCGCGCCCGCACCCGGCTGGGTGGAGACCACCGACGTGATCGTCGTCGGGTCCGGGGTCGCCGGGCTGACCGCCGCGCTGCACCTGCGCGAGGCGGGGCTGCACGTCACAGTGGTCACCAAGGTCAACATCGATGAGGGCTCGACCCGTTGGGCGCAGGGCGGCATCGCCGCCGTGCTCGACCCGGCGGACACGCCGGCCGCGCACGCGTACGACACCGAGGTGGCCGGCGTCGGCCTCTGCGACCCGGCGGCCGTGCGGGTGCTGGTGGAGGAGGGCCCGACACGGCTGCGCGAGCTGATGCGGATCGGGGCGGAGTTCGACCGCAACCCGGACGGGTCGCTGATGCTCACCCGGGAGGGCGGCCACCGGGCCGACCGGATCGTGCACGCCGGCGGCGACGCCACCGGGGCCGAGGTGCAGCGGGCGCTGCACGCCGCGGTCCGCCGCGACCCGTGGATCCGGCTGGTCGAGCACGCCCTGGTGCTGGACCTGCTGCGCGCCCCCGGCGACGGGCCGGACGGGCTCGGTCCGGCCTGCGGGATCACCCTGCACGTGCTCGGTGAGGGCAGCGAGGACGGCGTCGGGGCCATCCTGGGCCGGGCCGTGGTGCTGGCCACCGGCGGGATGGGGCAGATCTTCGCGGCCACCACCAACCCGGCGGTCTCCACGGGCGACGGGGTGGCGCTCGCGCTGCGCGCCGGCGCGGCGGTCACCGACGTGGAGTTCGTGCAGTTCCACCCGACCGCGCTGATCGTGCCGGCCGGTGAGCCGGGCGCCGGCCTCGCCCAGCAGCCGCTGGTCTCCGAGGCGCTGCGCGGCGAGGGCGCCCACCTGGTCGACGGCGACGGCAAGCGGTTCATGGTGGGCCAGCACGAGCTGGCCGAGCTGGCGCCCCGGGACGTGGTGGCCAAGGGCATCCACCGGGTGCTGCTGGCCACCGGCGCGGACCACGTCTGGCTGGACGCCCGCCACCTGGGCGGCGACTTCCTGGCCCGGCGCTTCCCCACCATCGTGGCGTCCTGCCTGGCCATCGGCGTGGACCCGGCCGCCGACCTGATCCCGGTCGCCCCGGCCGCCCACTACGCCTCCGGCGGCGTCCGGACCGACCTGCGCGGCCGCACCTCCATCCCCGGCCTGTACGCCTGCGGCGAGGTCGCCTGCACCGGCGTGCACGGCGCCAACCGGCTGGCCAGCAACTCGCTGCTGGAGGGGCTGGTCTTCTCCCGCCGGATCGCCGAGGACATCGCCGCCGGGCTGCCCGAGCAGGCGAAGCCGGCGGAGACCGGCGCCTGGGTGGGCGGCCAGGGCTGGCTGGTGCCGGCGGGCGCCTCGCCCACCCTCCAGCGGGCCATGACCCGGGGCGCGGGAGTGCTCCGGTCGGCGCCGACCCTCGCCGACACCGCCGCCACCCTCACCGAGCTGGGCCAGGCCCGGGGCGTGCCGCGCACCGCCGACTGGGAGGCGACGAACCTGATCACGGTGGCGTCGACGCTGGTGGCCGCCGCGTACGCCCGCCGGGAGACCCGGGGCTGCCACTGGCGGGAGGACTTCCCGACGGCCAACGAGCGGTGGCGGGGCCACCTCGTGGCCAGCGTCGGGGTGGAGGGCTTTGTGAACGAGCGCTGGGAGGAACAGCAGTGA